A genomic stretch from Camelus ferus isolate YT-003-E chromosome 29, BCGSAC_Cfer_1.0, whole genome shotgun sequence includes:
- the TCEA1 gene encoding transcription elongation factor A protein 1 isoform X1, which yields MEDEVVRIAKKMDKMVQKKNAAGALDLLKELKNIPMTLELLQSTRIGMSVNAIRKQSTDEEVTSLAKSLIKSWKKLLDGPSTDKDPEEKKKDTAITSQNSPEAREESSSSGNGSSRKDEPHARDTYVSSFPRAPGTSDSVRLKCREMLAAALRTGDDYIAIGADEEELGSQIEEAIYQEIRNTDMKYKNRVRSRISNLKDAKNPNLRKNVLCGNIPPDLFARMTAEEMASDELKEMRKNLTKEAIREHQMAKTGGTQTDLFTCGKCKKKNCTYTQVQTRSADEPMTTFVVCNECGNRWKFC from the exons ATGGAGGACGAGGTGGTCCGCATTGCCAAGAAGATGGACAAGATGGTGCAGAAGAAGAACGCG GCTGGAGCACTGGATTTGTTGAAGGAGCTTAAGAACATTCCCATGACCCTGGAGTTACTACAG TCCACAAGAATCGGAATGTCAGTAAATGCTATTCGCAAGCAGAGCACAGATGAAGAAGTTACATCTTTAGCAAAGTCCCTCATCAAATCCTGGAAAAAGTTATTAG aTGGACCATCAACAGATAAAGatcctgaagaaaagaaaaaagatactgcAATTACATCGCAGAATAGCCctgaagcaagagaagaaag cagCTCCAGCGGCAATGGAAGCAGCAGGAAGGACGAGCCGCACGCTCGAGACACGTACGTGTCCTCCTTCCCTCGGGCCCCGGGCACCTCTGACTCCGTGCGGTTAAAGTGCAGGGAGATGCTCGCTGCAGCTCTCCGGACGGGAG ATGATTACATCGCTATTGGAGCTGATGAGGAAGAATTAGGATCTCAGATTGAGGAGG CTATATATCAAGAAATAAGGAATACAGACATGAAATACAAGAATAGAGTACGAAGTAGAATATCGAATCTTAAGGATGCTAAGAATCCAAATTTAAGGAAGAATGTGCTATGTGGGAATATTCCTCCGGACCTGTTTGCTAGAATGACGGCAGAG GAAATGGCTAGTGACGAACTCAAGGAGATGCGGAAAAACCTGACCAAAGAGGCCATCAGAGAGCACCAGATGGCCAAGACGGGGGGGACGCAGACGGACCTGTTCACGTGCGGCAAGTGCAAGAAGAAGAACTGCACCTACACGCAG GTCCAGACGCGGAGTGCCGATGAGCCCATGACAACGTTCGTCGTCTGCAACGAGTGTGGAAATCGATGGAAG TTCTGTTGA
- the TCEA1 gene encoding transcription elongation factor A protein 1 isoform X2, giving the protein MEDEVVRIAKKMDKMVQKKNAAGALDLLKELKNIPMTLELLQSTRIGMSVNAIRKQSTDEEVTSLAKSLIKSWKKLLDGPSTDKDPEEKKKDTAITSQNSPEAREESSSGNGSSRKDEPHARDTYVSSFPRAPGTSDSVRLKCREMLAAALRTGDDYIAIGADEEELGSQIEEAIYQEIRNTDMKYKNRVRSRISNLKDAKNPNLRKNVLCGNIPPDLFARMTAEEMASDELKEMRKNLTKEAIREHQMAKTGGTQTDLFTCGKCKKKNCTYTQVQTRSADEPMTTFVVCNECGNRWKFC; this is encoded by the exons ATGGAGGACGAGGTGGTCCGCATTGCCAAGAAGATGGACAAGATGGTGCAGAAGAAGAACGCG GCTGGAGCACTGGATTTGTTGAAGGAGCTTAAGAACATTCCCATGACCCTGGAGTTACTACAG TCCACAAGAATCGGAATGTCAGTAAATGCTATTCGCAAGCAGAGCACAGATGAAGAAGTTACATCTTTAGCAAAGTCCCTCATCAAATCCTGGAAAAAGTTATTAG aTGGACCATCAACAGATAAAGatcctgaagaaaagaaaaaagatactgcAATTACATCGCAGAATAGCCctgaagcaagagaagaaag CTCCAGCGGCAATGGAAGCAGCAGGAAGGACGAGCCGCACGCTCGAGACACGTACGTGTCCTCCTTCCCTCGGGCCCCGGGCACCTCTGACTCCGTGCGGTTAAAGTGCAGGGAGATGCTCGCTGCAGCTCTCCGGACGGGAG ATGATTACATCGCTATTGGAGCTGATGAGGAAGAATTAGGATCTCAGATTGAGGAGG CTATATATCAAGAAATAAGGAATACAGACATGAAATACAAGAATAGAGTACGAAGTAGAATATCGAATCTTAAGGATGCTAAGAATCCAAATTTAAGGAAGAATGTGCTATGTGGGAATATTCCTCCGGACCTGTTTGCTAGAATGACGGCAGAG GAAATGGCTAGTGACGAACTCAAGGAGATGCGGAAAAACCTGACCAAAGAGGCCATCAGAGAGCACCAGATGGCCAAGACGGGGGGGACGCAGACGGACCTGTTCACGTGCGGCAAGTGCAAGAAGAAGAACTGCACCTACACGCAG GTCCAGACGCGGAGTGCCGATGAGCCCATGACAACGTTCGTCGTCTGCAACGAGTGTGGAAATCGATGGAAG TTCTGTTGA